A single window of Nocardioides baekrokdamisoli DNA harbors:
- a CDS encoding neutral/alkaline non-lysosomal ceramidase N-terminal domain-containing protein, translating into MSRTRFVVDLPAPAAAAAPVVGGGLLAGVAEADITPPPGMPKAGHSKNAVDGDGFRTRLRVRAFHLAHGDTSIVLLACDLLAGSAYVHREVALRIADLGIPASGLFMAVTHTHAGPGQYSGSDMYNIWAANRPGFDPAYTNFLIDQIVDVVRRAVTSRRPARAAFGTTEVWGATRNRSHGAHVRNDNVIDKRTDLQRPYSTIDPDLRVLRIDDAEGPIGVLAWFAIHGTGIRPAEPAYHADHWAYLNDELAAGIQAQTGIRPVAGSVVAAHGDMTPAVRPGMTVYPEAERVGRLIGAAGARLHADLADQLTDDFPIAAGLREIDLAARPSYDGVVLPAPRVGFPKAAGAQENLTAVIAQVPPFKAGSTRLRPHPDQGEKRMVGVIDPLHALLVAPDHAFPEILPIHLLRLGPAAVVGLPFEVTVEAGRRISEAVGAELADGPTTFISSLVDDHCDYLTTREEYAAQYYEGASTLFGPDQTRWVQAAATAVAADLAQHGRVEDVLPRHFDFGIRTYVPRPNGAPIDRRPGAAEFRESTATDDAHWRMGWSDVPPADLHWHEPLVRVEAEQPDGSWVQVADDQGVRMGVSHVQRRSRHEYAVSWYQPPLGRPGRHRFVLLANAGQPEVFGPPFD; encoded by the coding sequence GTGAGCCGAACGCGTTTTGTCGTTGATCTGCCAGCCCCCGCCGCCGCCGCGGCACCCGTCGTCGGCGGCGGGCTGCTGGCCGGCGTGGCCGAAGCAGACATCACGCCACCTCCGGGCATGCCCAAGGCCGGCCATTCGAAGAACGCGGTCGACGGGGACGGCTTCCGCACCCGGTTGCGGGTACGCGCCTTCCACCTGGCACACGGGGACACCAGCATCGTGCTACTCGCCTGTGACCTGCTGGCGGGCTCGGCGTACGTCCATCGCGAGGTTGCTCTCCGGATCGCGGACCTGGGGATCCCGGCTTCGGGTCTCTTCATGGCCGTGACGCACACGCATGCCGGGCCCGGGCAGTACAGCGGCAGCGACATGTACAACATCTGGGCGGCGAACCGACCCGGTTTCGACCCGGCGTACACGAACTTCCTGATCGACCAGATTGTCGACGTCGTACGCCGGGCGGTCACCTCGCGCCGACCCGCGCGGGCAGCGTTCGGGACCACCGAGGTCTGGGGCGCGACCCGGAATCGCTCCCACGGCGCCCACGTACGCAACGACAACGTGATCGATAAGCGCACGGACCTGCAGCGGCCCTACAGCACCATCGATCCCGACCTCAGGGTCCTCAGGATCGACGACGCCGAAGGCCCGATCGGCGTCCTCGCCTGGTTCGCGATCCACGGGACCGGCATCCGACCTGCCGAGCCGGCCTATCACGCTGACCACTGGGCGTATCTCAACGACGAGCTCGCCGCCGGCATCCAGGCACAGACCGGAATCCGGCCAGTTGCCGGCTCGGTCGTAGCAGCACACGGCGACATGACGCCCGCGGTCCGGCCCGGCATGACGGTGTATCCCGAGGCGGAGCGTGTCGGTCGACTGATCGGTGCGGCTGGTGCGCGCCTGCACGCAGATCTGGCGGACCAGTTGACCGACGACTTCCCAATTGCCGCCGGACTCCGTGAGATCGACCTGGCTGCTCGTCCGTCCTACGACGGCGTCGTACTCCCTGCACCGAGGGTCGGTTTCCCGAAAGCCGCAGGCGCCCAGGAGAACCTGACGGCGGTGATCGCCCAGGTGCCGCCGTTCAAGGCTGGCTCGACCAGGCTGCGGCCTCATCCCGACCAGGGCGAGAAGCGCATGGTCGGGGTGATCGATCCATTGCACGCGCTGCTCGTGGCCCCCGATCACGCCTTCCCGGAGATCCTGCCCATCCATCTCCTCCGACTGGGACCGGCGGCTGTGGTCGGCCTACCTTTCGAGGTCACGGTGGAGGCTGGCCGACGGATCTCCGAGGCCGTGGGTGCGGAGCTTGCCGACGGCCCTACCACCTTCATCTCCTCCCTGGTCGACGACCACTGCGACTACCTGACGACGCGCGAGGAGTACGCCGCCCAGTACTACGAGGGCGCGAGCACGCTGTTCGGACCTGACCAGACCCGGTGGGTCCAGGCTGCGGCCACGGCCGTGGCGGCCGACCTGGCGCAGCACGGACGGGTCGAGGACGTACTGCCACGGCACTTCGACTTCGGCATCAGGACGTACGTGCCGCGACCGAACGGTGCACCGATTGATCGTCGTCCTGGAGCCGCCGAGTTCCGGGAATCCACGGCGACTGACGACGCCCACTGGCGGATGGGCTGGAGCGACGTACCTCCCGCCGACCTGCACTGGCACGAACCTCTGGTGCGCGTGGAGGCCGAACAACCCGACGGCTCATGGGTCCAGGTTGCCGACGACCAAGGGGTACGCATGGGCGTCAGCCACGTGCAGCGACGCAGTCGGCACGAGTACGCGGTCAGCTGGTACCAACCGCCGCTCGGGCGTCCCGGGCGGCACCGATTCGTGCTGCTGGCGAACGCCGGTCAGCCCGAGGTCTTCGGGCCACCGTTCGATTAG
- a CDS encoding lysophospholipid acyltransferase family protein yields MTDLASETGMRRARPLVRRLMRHRWDIRLHHEDRVCDGPLILAGNHVDVIDGPLLATLAPRPVHALTKSEMYVGKTGRFLNWAGQIPVVRHTPDARAVRMGLEVLKAGRVLGIYPEGARDNGLFDTFAHGVGYFALVSGAPVVPVISFGTKAIHLSREDAPPRGARIDMWFGEPIQFDAEMWPRRRAHVADVSDQIQEHLRTALKEAEAETGLILTDRGAA; encoded by the coding sequence ATGACCGATCTCGCCTCGGAAACCGGGATGCGCAGAGCCAGGCCCCTCGTCCGCCGGTTGATGCGCCATCGCTGGGACATCCGGCTGCACCACGAGGACCGTGTGTGCGACGGACCGCTGATCCTGGCGGGCAACCACGTCGACGTCATCGACGGGCCGCTGCTCGCGACCCTGGCGCCGCGTCCGGTGCATGCGCTCACGAAGTCCGAGATGTACGTCGGTAAGACCGGCAGGTTCCTCAACTGGGCCGGTCAGATTCCGGTCGTACGCCACACGCCGGACGCCCGCGCGGTCCGGATGGGCCTCGAGGTCCTCAAGGCCGGACGCGTGCTCGGGATCTACCCCGAGGGCGCACGGGACAACGGTCTCTTCGACACATTCGCTCACGGCGTCGGGTACTTCGCCCTGGTCAGCGGTGCGCCGGTCGTACCCGTGATCTCCTTCGGTACGAAGGCCATCCACCTGAGCCGTGAGGACGCCCCGCCCCGTGGCGCCCGCATCGACATGTGGTTCGGAGAACCCATCCAGTTCGACGCCGAGATGTGGCCGCGTCGACGCGCTCACGTCGCGGACGTGAGCGACCAGATCCAGGAACACCTGCGGACTGCGCTCAAAGAAGCCGAGGCCGAGACCGGACTCATCCTGACCGACCGAGGAGCCGCCTGA
- a CDS encoding segregation and condensation protein A, translated as MTTAEAGAEVDRGFAVRLDNFEGPFDLLLSLIAKHKLDITEVALAKVTDEFIAQVRAAGDDWDLEQTSNFLVVAATLLDLKAARLLPQGDVDDEEDLALLEARDLLFARLLQYRAFKDVAAMLAQKMADEQGRHPRSVQLEPRFANLLPEVLIGIGLDQFAALAAKAMEPKPGPPEMNLQHIHAPAVSVKEQAIIVIERLRRNGASTFRSLVSDSPDTLTTVARFLSLLELFREGAVAFDQLTPLGELTVRWTGDETTDSDALIDELITDEFDGQPVLPPAAEGDPA; from the coding sequence ATGACCACCGCCGAGGCCGGCGCTGAGGTCGATCGTGGGTTCGCCGTACGCCTCGACAACTTCGAGGGACCGTTCGATCTTCTGCTGAGCCTGATCGCGAAGCACAAGCTCGACATCACCGAGGTCGCTCTCGCCAAGGTGACCGACGAGTTCATCGCTCAGGTGAGGGCTGCAGGGGACGACTGGGACCTCGAGCAGACGTCGAACTTCCTGGTGGTGGCTGCCACCCTGCTCGACCTGAAGGCGGCGCGGCTGCTGCCCCAGGGGGACGTGGACGACGAGGAGGACCTCGCTCTGCTGGAGGCGCGTGATCTCCTGTTCGCGCGTCTGCTGCAGTACCGCGCGTTCAAGGACGTTGCCGCGATGCTCGCCCAGAAGATGGCCGACGAGCAGGGCCGTCATCCGCGCTCGGTCCAGTTGGAACCGCGGTTCGCGAACCTGCTGCCGGAAGTGCTCATCGGGATCGGCCTGGACCAGTTCGCCGCTCTGGCTGCCAAGGCCATGGAGCCGAAGCCCGGACCGCCGGAGATGAACCTGCAGCACATCCACGCACCCGCGGTCAGCGTCAAGGAACAGGCGATCATCGTCATCGAGCGGCTCCGCCGCAACGGCGCCTCGACCTTCCGGTCGTTGGTGAGCGACTCTCCCGACACCCTCACCACGGTGGCGCGCTTCCTCAGTCTTCTCGAACTGTTCCGCGAAGGGGCGGTTGCGTTCGACCAGCTCACCCCGCTGGGGGAGTTGACCGTTCGCTGGACCGGCGATGAGACCACGGACAGCGACGCGCTCATCGACGAACTGATCACCGACGAATTCGACGGGCAGCCCGTGCTGCCGCCCGCAGCTGAAGGAGACCCCGCATGA
- the cmk gene encoding (d)CMP kinase translates to MRPLVIAVDGTSGSGKSSTSRRVADALGLAYLDTGSMYRAETWWMLSHGVDTSSEAAVAEKASLSRIEVGTDPLTPWILLDGDDVSEPIRTDEVNAHVSLVARVPAVRTRMVQMQREAIIGAPRGIVVEGRDIGSVVWPAADLKLYLTADPAARAARRTLEEGSADVAATEASLAARDAIDSTRATAPLVQADGAVTIDSTFLTLDAVVAQVLDLVAGLRR, encoded by the coding sequence ATGAGGCCCTTGGTGATCGCTGTCGACGGCACCAGCGGATCAGGCAAGTCGAGCACGTCGCGACGCGTCGCCGATGCCTTGGGCCTGGCCTACCTCGACACTGGCTCGATGTACCGCGCGGAGACGTGGTGGATGCTGAGTCACGGAGTCGACACGTCGTCGGAGGCAGCGGTGGCCGAGAAGGCCTCCCTGTCGCGGATCGAGGTCGGCACGGACCCGTTGACGCCGTGGATCCTGCTCGACGGCGATGACGTCAGTGAGCCGATCCGGACCGACGAGGTCAACGCCCACGTGTCCCTGGTCGCCCGGGTTCCCGCAGTGCGTACGCGCATGGTCCAGATGCAGCGAGAGGCGATCATCGGGGCGCCCCGGGGGATCGTCGTCGAGGGCCGGGACATCGGGTCCGTGGTGTGGCCGGCAGCCGATCTCAAGCTCTACCTGACCGCCGATCCGGCGGCCCGCGCTGCGCGCCGGACGCTGGAGGAGGGCAGCGCCGATGTCGCTGCCACCGAGGCCAGCCTGGCTGCCCGGGATGCGATCGATTCGACCCGCGCGACGGCTCCGCTGGTGCAGGCGGATGGTGCAGTGACGATCGACAGCACGTTCCTCACCCTCGACGCGGTCGTCGCGCAGGTTCTCGATCTGGTCGCGGGGTTGCGGCGATGA
- the aroH gene encoding chorismate mutase, with protein sequence MAVRAVRGATQIEVDEREQVLGRTEELVREVMTSNDLSLDDFISIIFTSTDDLTSAFPAYAARQIGFTDVPLLCARELDIEGSMPRVIRLLAHVETDRSKADVTHVYLHGAAHLRRDLTNVHTDDENTDGTDA encoded by the coding sequence GTGGCCGTACGTGCCGTTCGGGGCGCCACTCAGATTGAGGTCGACGAGCGTGAGCAGGTGCTCGGTCGCACCGAGGAGCTGGTCCGCGAGGTGATGACTTCCAACGACCTGTCCCTCGATGACTTCATCTCGATCATCTTCACGTCGACTGACGATCTGACCAGCGCCTTCCCGGCGTATGCGGCCCGCCAGATCGGCTTCACCGACGTGCCACTGTTGTGTGCCCGCGAGCTCGACATCGAGGGGTCGATGCCCCGGGTGATCCGGCTGCTCGCTCACGTTGAGACTGACCGGTCCAAGGCGGACGTGACCCACGTCTACCTGCACGGCGCCGCGCACCTGCGCCGCGACCTGACGAACGTGCACACCGACGATGAGAACACTGACGGCACTGATGCCTGA
- the scpB gene encoding SMC-Scp complex subunit ScpB, which translates to MTADTQTALDIPLAELQPALEAVLMVADEPLDAMTLATAVGHPVEAVIENLKALQAEYDETGRGFELRQVAGGWRYYTREQYAAVVEGFVLEGQTARLTQAALETLAVVAYKQPVSRSRISAIRGVNVDGVMRTLLSRALVEEAGTDDISGAHLYRTTSYFLERIGISSLDELPELAPYLPDLADMEDALGVEENIDA; encoded by the coding sequence ATGACGGCCGACACCCAGACAGCACTCGACATCCCCCTGGCCGAACTCCAGCCGGCGCTCGAAGCAGTCCTGATGGTGGCCGACGAGCCCCTGGACGCAATGACTCTGGCCACGGCCGTCGGGCATCCGGTCGAGGCTGTCATCGAGAACCTCAAGGCATTGCAGGCGGAGTACGACGAGACCGGCCGGGGCTTCGAACTACGTCAGGTCGCCGGCGGTTGGCGCTACTACACACGTGAGCAGTACGCCGCCGTCGTGGAGGGCTTCGTGCTCGAGGGCCAGACTGCCCGGCTCACGCAGGCGGCGCTCGAGACGCTGGCCGTCGTTGCGTACAAGCAGCCGGTGTCACGGTCCCGGATCAGCGCGATTCGCGGCGTGAACGTGGACGGCGTGATGCGTACGTTGCTGTCCCGCGCGTTGGTGGAGGAGGCGGGCACCGACGACATCAGTGGCGCGCACCTGTATCGCACGACGTCGTACTTCCTGGAGCGCATCGGCATTTCATCGCTCGACGAATTGCCTGAGCTGGCTCCGTACCTTCCGGACCTGGCCGACATGGAGGACGCACTCGGCGTCGAGGAGAACATCGATGCGTGA
- a CDS encoding pseudouridine synthase: MRDIPVDDEGLIRLQKLLALAGVASRRHSEELMLGEQVTVNGEVVTRLGTKVNPVTDLIRVKGKRLPPVSDKVYLLLHKPRGVVSTMSDPEGRPTLQDYVEDRPERLFHVGRLDTDTSGLIILTNDGDLAQRLAHPSYEMEKTYVAHVKGHVWPRIIKQLQEGVVIEDRAVDVRHAKILDARSEQSIIELVIHEGRNRIVRRLLAEVGHPVRQLARTKIGDLALGNLKPGQVRELGAEEVGTLLDTGGL, encoded by the coding sequence ATGCGTGACATCCCCGTCGATGATGAGGGTCTGATCCGCCTGCAGAAGTTGCTCGCGCTCGCAGGCGTCGCCAGCCGGCGTCACAGCGAGGAACTGATGCTCGGCGAGCAGGTGACCGTGAACGGTGAGGTGGTGACGAGGCTCGGGACGAAGGTCAACCCCGTGACCGACCTGATCCGCGTCAAGGGGAAGCGGTTGCCGCCCGTGTCGGACAAGGTCTACCTGCTGCTGCACAAGCCGCGCGGAGTGGTCTCGACGATGAGCGACCCGGAGGGTCGTCCGACACTTCAGGACTATGTCGAGGACCGTCCGGAGAGGCTGTTCCACGTCGGTCGACTCGACACCGACACCAGCGGGCTGATCATCCTGACCAACGACGGCGATCTGGCCCAACGGTTGGCGCACCCGTCGTACGAGATGGAGAAGACGTACGTCGCGCATGTCAAGGGCCACGTCTGGCCGAGGATCATCAAGCAGTTGCAGGAAGGCGTCGTGATCGAGGATCGCGCGGTGGACGTACGCCACGCCAAGATCCTCGATGCGCGCAGCGAGCAGTCGATCATCGAGCTGGTCATCCACGAGGGCCGCAACCGCATCGTCCGTCGTCTGCTCGCAGAAGTCGGCCACCCGGTCCGGCAGCTGGCGCGGACGAAGATCGGCGACCTCGCCCTCGGCAATCTCAAGCCTGGTCAGGTCCGCGAACTCGGTGCCGAGGAAGTCGGGACGTTGCTGGACACCGGCGGGCTCTGA
- the der gene encoding ribosome biogenesis GTPase Der — MTTQDTRLPILAVVGRPNVGKSTLVNRIIGRREAVVQDVPGVTRDRVFYDADWNGRSFQLVDTGGWDPDAKGLGGSIAAQAEIAVGLADAVLFVVDATVGITDSDEAVVRILRRSDKPVLLAANKVDDLRQEGEAASLWQLGLGEPYPVSGLHGRGSGDLLDAILAALPETPEIDDVEPSGLRRIALVGRPNVGKSSLLNKLAGSDRVVVDSVAGTTVDPVDEVVTLGGQDWLLIDTAGIRKRVKEASGFEYYASLRTSGAIDRAEVCVLVLDGGQKVSEQDIRILQQTREAGRALVVAINKWDLVDEDRRSFLERELEQELVQVQWAPRINITARTGWHVDRLVPALEKALEGWETRIGTGALNTFLGRLVAEHPHPVRGGKQPRIVYATQPSTAPPTFVLFTSGKLDAAYERYIERRLREEFGFVGTPIVLQQRVREKRKRT; from the coding sequence ATGACGACCCAAGACACCCGCCTGCCCATCCTTGCCGTGGTGGGACGTCCCAACGTCGGCAAGTCGACCCTGGTCAACAGGATCATCGGTCGCCGTGAGGCTGTCGTCCAGGACGTCCCGGGCGTGACCCGTGACCGCGTCTTCTACGACGCCGACTGGAACGGCCGGTCCTTCCAGTTGGTCGACACCGGCGGTTGGGACCCCGACGCCAAGGGCCTGGGCGGCTCGATCGCGGCGCAGGCCGAGATCGCCGTGGGCCTGGCCGACGCCGTGCTCTTCGTGGTCGACGCAACCGTCGGCATCACGGACTCCGACGAAGCGGTCGTGAGGATCCTCCGTCGCTCCGACAAGCCGGTGCTTCTGGCTGCCAACAAGGTCGACGACCTGCGTCAGGAGGGCGAAGCGGCCTCCCTGTGGCAACTGGGGCTGGGCGAGCCGTACCCGGTCAGCGGCCTGCACGGCCGTGGCTCGGGTGACCTCCTGGACGCGATCCTGGCCGCGCTGCCGGAGACACCTGAGATCGACGATGTCGAACCCAGCGGTCTGCGCCGGATCGCCCTGGTCGGCCGTCCCAACGTCGGCAAGTCCTCGCTCCTCAACAAGCTGGCAGGCTCCGACCGCGTCGTCGTCGACAGCGTCGCGGGCACCACCGTCGACCCCGTCGACGAGGTGGTGACGCTGGGCGGCCAGGACTGGCTCCTGATCGACACGGCCGGGATCCGCAAGCGCGTCAAGGAGGCCTCCGGCTTCGAGTACTACGCCTCTCTGCGTACGTCCGGCGCGATCGACCGGGCCGAGGTCTGCGTCCTCGTCCTGGACGGCGGCCAGAAGGTCTCCGAGCAGGACATCCGGATCTTGCAGCAGACTCGCGAGGCCGGCCGGGCACTCGTGGTCGCGATCAACAAGTGGGACCTGGTGGACGAGGACCGTCGGTCGTTCCTCGAGCGTGAGTTGGAGCAGGAGCTCGTCCAGGTCCAGTGGGCTCCGCGGATCAACATCACCGCGCGTACGGGCTGGCACGTGGACCGTCTGGTCCCCGCGCTCGAGAAGGCGTTGGAGGGGTGGGAGACCCGCATCGGCACCGGCGCGCTCAACACCTTCCTCGGCCGCCTCGTCGCGGAGCACCCGCACCCGGTCCGCGGTGGCAAGCAGCCACGCATCGTGTACGCCACTCAGCCGTCGACGGCGCCGCCGACGTTCGTGCTCTTCACCAGCGGCAAACTCGATGCGGCGTACGAGCGTTACATCGAGCGCCGGCTGCGTGAGGAGTTCGGCTTCGTGGGTACGCCTATCGTGCTGCAGCAGCGCGTACGCGAGAAGCGCAAGAGGACGTGA
- a CDS encoding ParA family protein, translating to MPVIPEPTPLERHGGARVIAMCNQKGGVGKTTTTINLGASLAEYGRKVLLVDFDPQGSLSVGLGLNPHEMEMSIYNLLMDSTVTLDEVIVDSGVKGVDLLPANIELSAAEVQLVHEVGREQTLARVLQPALAAYDVILIDCQPSLGLLTVNALTASHEVIVPLECEYFALRGVALLKSTIDKVQQRLNPGLKISGLLGTMFDGRTLHSREVMERLVQAWGDMVFHTVIRRTVKFSDATVVGEPITEYASTSTGAEAYRQLAREVLARWQRDA from the coding sequence ATGCCGGTCATTCCGGAACCGACCCCGCTGGAGCGCCACGGCGGCGCGCGGGTGATCGCGATGTGCAACCAGAAGGGCGGCGTGGGGAAGACCACCACGACGATCAACCTGGGAGCTTCCCTGGCGGAGTACGGCCGCAAGGTGCTGCTCGTCGACTTCGATCCCCAGGGGTCCCTGTCGGTCGGGCTCGGGCTCAACCCGCACGAGATGGAGATGTCCATCTACAACCTGCTGATGGACTCGACCGTCACGCTGGACGAGGTCATCGTCGACTCGGGTGTCAAGGGTGTCGACCTGCTGCCTGCCAACATCGAACTCAGCGCCGCCGAGGTCCAGCTCGTGCACGAGGTGGGTCGTGAGCAGACCCTCGCGCGGGTGTTGCAGCCGGCGCTCGCCGCGTACGACGTCATCCTGATCGACTGTCAGCCGTCGCTGGGCCTGCTCACCGTCAATGCGCTCACCGCGAGCCACGAGGTGATCGTGCCGCTGGAGTGCGAGTACTTCGCGCTGCGCGGCGTCGCACTGCTCAAGAGCACCATCGACAAGGTCCAGCAGCGCCTGAACCCAGGCTTGAAGATCAGCGGTCTGCTCGGCACGATGTTCGACGGCCGTACGCTGCACTCGCGCGAGGTCATGGAGCGCCTCGTCCAGGCGTGGGGCGACATGGTCTTCCACACGGTCATCCGCCGGACGGTGAAGTTCTCCGACGCCACCGTGGTCGGCGAGCCGATCACCGAGTATGCCTCGACCAGCACGGGCGCCGAGGCGTACCGCCAGCTCGCCCGGGAGGTGCTCGCTCGATGGCAGCGCGACGCGTAG
- a CDS encoding prephenate dehydrogenase gives MPDTLLTGPVEIIGVGLLGASLGLALRRQGVEVLLTDVNPDHLRTASGLGAGRPRTADDLPELVVVAVPPTYLGETIRRALDETDAVVTDVGSVKMAPLKAVADHIDVARYVGSHPMAGTERSGPLSATADLFEGRPWAVAPHVGSDPEAILLVEALARLVGAVPKRFDPEDHDEAVARISHLPHLMAAVVAGGLVDAPDRHVELSGPGVRDVTRVAGGSAELYSQILTNNPEPLIEFLTRARRDLAHVIDALRGGDIGAIQQILAAGNDGVGRIPAKHGGPARTLAELWVTVQDRQGELARLFADAAELGVNIEDVRIDHEPERPVGSVHIWVEESSAEAVLEALNGSGWPAHR, from the coding sequence ATGCCTGACACCCTCCTCACCGGGCCGGTCGAGATCATCGGCGTCGGTCTGTTGGGCGCGTCGCTCGGCCTGGCGCTCAGGCGCCAGGGCGTCGAGGTGCTGCTGACCGACGTCAACCCCGATCACCTCCGCACCGCCAGCGGTCTCGGAGCCGGTCGGCCCCGGACGGCCGACGATCTTCCGGAGTTGGTGGTCGTCGCCGTGCCGCCGACGTACCTGGGGGAGACGATCCGCCGTGCCCTCGACGAGACCGATGCGGTCGTCACCGACGTCGGCAGCGTGAAGATGGCGCCGCTCAAGGCGGTCGCCGATCACATCGACGTTGCCCGCTACGTGGGCAGCCATCCGATGGCAGGTACGGAGCGTTCCGGTCCGTTGTCGGCCACCGCGGACCTCTTCGAAGGACGGCCGTGGGCGGTGGCCCCGCACGTCGGCTCCGACCCAGAAGCGATCCTGCTCGTCGAAGCTCTGGCGCGTCTTGTCGGGGCCGTACCGAAGCGGTTCGACCCCGAGGACCATGACGAGGCCGTCGCCCGGATCTCGCACCTTCCGCACCTGATGGCGGCCGTGGTCGCTGGTGGCCTCGTGGACGCACCCGATCGCCATGTCGAGCTCAGTGGGCCGGGCGTTCGCGATGTCACTCGGGTCGCGGGCGGTTCTGCTGAGCTGTACAGCCAGATCCTGACCAACAACCCGGAGCCGCTGATCGAGTTCCTCACCCGAGCGCGTCGGGATCTCGCCCACGTGATCGATGCGCTTCGAGGAGGCGACATCGGCGCGATCCAACAGATCCTGGCGGCGGGCAACGACGGTGTCGGTCGCATCCCTGCCAAGCACGGCGGCCCTGCGCGTACGCTCGCCGAACTCTGGGTCACCGTGCAGGACCGGCAGGGTGAGTTGGCCCGGCTGTTCGCCGACGCGGCCGAGTTGGGCGTCAACATCGAGGACGTACGCATCGACCACGAACCGGAGCGACCCGTCGGGTCCGTACACATCTGGGTCGAGGAGTCGAGTGCCGAGGCCGTGCTCGAGGCTCTGAATGGGAGTGGCTGGCCCGCTCACCGATAG
- a CDS encoding hemolysin family protein, producing the protein MTTAALLAGSVLLILACGIFVAAEFALVTVDRVLIEQQAEAGDRRAAGVVTALSSLSTHLSGAQLGITLTNLGIGFLAEPAVEKLLHPALGELNHHLANVVSLAVSLVGASIITMIYGELVPKNIALARPAEVARGTQGLLRAWTKVTRWPINGLNALANAAVRKLGAEPQEELRSARSSGELTSLIQHSANQGTLDADTAELMERSVEFASRTAGEIMTPRVRTASLHESDRAEAVIELTRATGHSRFPVLDDDGQVVGTVHVKNAVALPVHERPNARVRNLMARPVVVPDSLRLDPLLQLLRRQGMQMAVVADEYGDQAGIVTMEDVIEEIVGAIADEHDPTDTSAQQQRDGRWTVSGLLRPDEVEDLTGIALPEHEDYDTVAGLVLWLAGEIPAVGDDVTVETDSGTAHLRVRAMDGLRIDQIELREES; encoded by the coding sequence ATGACCACCGCTGCGCTGCTCGCCGGGAGCGTGCTGCTGATCCTCGCGTGCGGCATCTTCGTCGCTGCTGAGTTCGCGCTGGTCACGGTGGACCGTGTCCTGATCGAACAACAGGCAGAGGCAGGGGACCGGCGGGCTGCGGGCGTGGTGACTGCGTTGTCGTCGCTCTCCACGCACCTGTCGGGCGCTCAGCTCGGGATCACGCTGACCAACCTGGGGATCGGCTTTCTGGCGGAGCCCGCGGTCGAAAAGCTGCTGCATCCGGCGCTCGGCGAGCTCAACCACCATCTGGCCAACGTCGTCTCGCTCGCCGTGTCGCTGGTGGGAGCATCGATCATCACCATGATCTACGGCGAGTTGGTGCCGAAGAACATCGCACTTGCCCGCCCGGCCGAGGTCGCGCGGGGGACACAAGGCCTGTTGCGCGCGTGGACGAAGGTGACCCGGTGGCCGATCAACGGGCTCAACGCGCTCGCGAACGCAGCCGTACGCAAGCTGGGTGCCGAACCACAGGAGGAACTGCGCAGTGCTCGCAGTTCCGGCGAGCTGACGTCCCTGATCCAGCACAGCGCCAACCAGGGGACCCTGGATGCGGACACGGCCGAGTTGATGGAGCGGTCGGTGGAGTTCGCCAGTCGTACGGCGGGGGAGATCATGACCCCGCGGGTACGCACCGCCAGCCTCCACGAGTCGGACCGCGCCGAGGCCGTCATCGAGCTGACCCGCGCGACCGGACACTCGCGCTTCCCGGTGCTGGATGACGACGGTCAGGTGGTCGGCACCGTGCACGTGAAGAACGCGGTGGCGTTGCCGGTGCACGAACGGCCGAACGCGCGCGTACGGAACCTGATGGCGCGGCCCGTGGTGGTACCGGACTCTCTCCGCCTGGATCCCTTGCTCCAACTGCTCCGTCGGCAGGGCATGCAGATGGCAGTCGTCGCCGACGAGTACGGCGACCAGGCGGGCATCGTCACCATGGAGGACGTGATCGAGGAGATCGTGGGCGCGATCGCCGACGAGCACGACCCGACCGACACCAGTGCCCAGCAGCAGCGTGACGGCCGTTGGACCGTCTCCGGACTTCTCCGCCCCGACGAGGTCGAGGACCTGACCGGGATCGCGCTCCCGGAGCACGAGGACTACGACACAGTCGCTGGGCTGGTGCTGTGGCTCGCTGGCGAGATCCCGGCCGTCGGTGACGACGTGACGGTCGAGACGGACTCGGGTACCGCCCATCTCCGGGTCCGTGCCATGGACGGCCTGCGGATCGATCAGATCGAACTGCGGGAGGAGTCATGA